In bacterium, the genomic stretch TCCGGAGATAAAAAATGTTTCTGATATTGATTCATTGAGGTGGAATGTTTTTAAAATTAATGATACAATATCATTAAGCAAATTAGACATATATTGTGCCCTGATATCATCTGCGGCCCTTGAAAAACGTATTATTCTGCTTAAGGAGTTTCTTAATGTTGAGTCTTGAGGAAATCAGGTCATATTATCCTGAATCAATGAAACATCATTCCCGGTTTATACTGAGGGAGTATCTTCAGTATAAAATTCTGGAAATTATTTTTAATAGTAAACATGCAGACGCTCTCTGTTTTATGGGCGGTACGTGTCTCAGAATAGTGCACGGAAACAGGAGATTTTCCGAAGATCTGGATTTTGATAATATAAGTCTGGATAAAGAAGGATTTAAGGAAATTTCCGGAATCATATTAAAACATCTTGAGCGTGAAGGATATCAAGTTGAAATAAAAACAACTATGCCCGGAGCATGGCACTGTTATATACGTTTTCCTAAACTGCTGTTTGGAGAAGGGCTTTCAGGGTATGAAGAAGAAAAAATTATGATTCAAATCGATACAGAACCGCAGAATTTTATTTACGAACCCTACAGGGTTATTCTTAACAGATTTGAAGTGTTTACAGCAATTTTAACTACACCTATGCAGCTGCTTCTTGCTCAAAAGTTTTATGCAATCATCAATCGTTCAAGAAATAAAGGCAGAGATTTTTATGATGTTGTATTTTTAATGGGTAAGGGAGTTTTGCCTGAATTTTCATATCTAAAAGAAAAAGCTGGAATCTCAAACGCTGCGGAACTAAAAGAAAGATTGATTGGTATCTGCAAAAAAACAGATATGTCTGCTATGGCAGCAGATGTAGAATCATTTTTATTTGATCCTTCAGAGAGAAGTAAAGTACTTATGTTTGCAGATTATTTAAAGCAGAGTTTATTGTAAAAATACTTTCATAGTTTTTTCTTAAAGAGAATAGGGGCGGGAATAACACCTCCAGAATACCGTCAAGTGTGGAAGTTTTCAGATGCCGGAAAGATATTTCCGGCGTATTCCTTTATACCCTATACATTTTCATTTTTTTCTTAGACATTCGGAATGTCAACCTTTTTCAGGACGGGACAAAATATTTTATCCTTTATCCCTTATCCTTTATCCTTATTTCTTTCCTGACTTAGAGCGGAATAGAAACGCCTTCTATTTTCAGAAGTTGACGCTTCATTGTGGTACCTCCGCCGAATCCTCCAATTTTGCCGGAAGAAGTTATAATTCTGTGGCAGGGCACGACAATGGGCAGAGGATTTGCGTTGCATGCATTGCCCACTGCCCTTGAAGCATTTTTGTTTTGTATCTTAACAGCAAGTTCTTTGTAAGAAGCAGTCCTGCCGTAAGGAACGGCTTTTATAGCATCCCATACTTTTTTTTGGAATATGGTTCCTCTAACAAATAAGGGAAGATTAAAAGTTATCCTGGTACCTGAAAAATATTCCTCAAACTGTGAAAAGATATTTTTAAAAGGAACAGGGTCTTTTTTTAAAGTTGATTCCGGAAATTCTGCATTTAAAATTAAAAGAGATTTCTCAGGGCTTTTCCGGGGCAGAATTATCCTTGTAATATAATCATTTTCACAGACAGTTAGTATTTTGCCTGCTGAAGAATAAAAAAAATCAAAATAAATTGTCATTAAAGCTGTTTCTTTTCAAATAATGCAACTACTTCAACATGCTTTGTATGCGGGAACATGTCAACAGGCTGAACAGTAGTCAGATTGTAATGTTTGGCACAGAGGATTTCTATGTCTCTCGCAAGAATTGCAGGATTGCATGAAACATAAACTATTTTTTCAGGATAAAGATTTAAAAGTCCCTTTATGCTTTTAGGGTGAGTCCCGGCTCTCGGAGGATCCATAATAACCACATCAGCCATGCCGTAGTGATCCACAAATTTGTGGATCTGCCCCATGGCATCTCTCATATCCGCAAGAACAAAATGCACATTTGACAATTTGTTAAGTTCAACATTTATTGCGCCGTTATCAACAGCATCTTTTACAATTTCTATTCCAAGCACTAATTTTGCATTATCAGCAATGCTGATTCCGATTGCACCTGTACCGCAGTAGAGGTCGTATACAATCTCATTGCCTGTAAGCCCTGAAAGCTCTTTAATGATCTTAAAAAGTATTTCGGCCTGAAATGTATTTGTCTGGAAAAAAGAATTCGGAGAAATTTCAAATATTTTTCTGTTGATTTCTTCAGTAATTTTACCGTTTCCGGAAAAAATAGTTTTTGTTTTTCCCAAAGCAATATCTGCAACATTATCATTTATGCTGTGGATAAAAGTTGTTATCTCCGGATGCATTTTCAGAACAGCTTCTGCTGTTTTTCTGACTTCATTCTCCCTGTTTTTTATATCCTCGCTGCTTGTAATCAGATTGATCATAAGCTGCTCTGTGTTCATACCCTGACGAATAGCAAGAGTTCTCCAGAATCCGGCGTGGGTAATTACATCGTATGCAGGGAATTTTGACAGGAGAACCTCCTGTTTCAAAGACATGAACACTTTGTTTGCCGTTTCACTCATAATAGGGCAGCCTTCCAGGTCAATTACCCTGTCAAACCGTCTTGGTGCATGCAGCCCGAGAGCAATGCTGTCCTGATTGGAGTACTCTTTATCCGGCAGTTTCCATGGCCTTGCGGAAAAGGAAAATTCCATTTTATTCCTGTATCCGTATATTTTTTTTGCAGGGATGCAGGATTTTACATCAGCTTCCTTGAATTTTCCTATGCGTTCGATTAACTCCTGAATCTGCCGTGTTTTTTCCTCTATCTGTTTATCGTAATCAAGGTTCTGAAACTGACAGCCGCCGCATATACCGAACATAGGGCATTCGGGCTCTACCTGAAAAGGCGAATCCGAGAGTACATTTACTACATAAGATTTGCCGTAATTTTTTTTGATGGATTTGATTTTTGCTTCAACTGTCTGCCCGGGGATTCCATGTTCCACAAACCACACAAAATCATTATCTCTCGCAACACCTTGTCCGCCGAAAGCGAGTTCTTCTATGAAAAGTTTTAAGGTTTCACCCTTTTTGTAAGATTGTTTCATTTGAGCCTTTCTTTTTTATAAGCTTTAATCTAACGAGGAGGGTGTTTAAAATCAAGAACAAAGTTAATATTCATTTTTAGAAAAGATAAGTTTGTATCTTGACAAATATGCTGTAAATTATTATACTGTTTAAATCCGGTTAATGCAGGTATATAGAATTAATCCGTAATTACAATTATAGAGGGAATATAATGGCAGACCAGAAGATGCAGCAGATAAATGTTGAGCTGGGAGAAAAGGAAGCTGAGGGGATATATTCAAATTTTGTTCTAATTACTCACTCTCCTGCTGAATTTATACTTGACTTTTCACGTATGGTTCCGGGTGTCCCTAAAGCA encodes the following:
- a CDS encoding nucleotidyl transferase AbiEii/AbiGii toxin family protein; the encoded protein is MLSLEEIRSYYPESMKHHSRFILREYLQYKILEIIFNSKHADALCFMGGTCLRIVHGNRRFSEDLDFDNISLDKEGFKEISGIILKHLEREGYQVEIKTTMPGAWHCYIRFPKLLFGEGLSGYEEEKIMIQIDTEPQNFIYEPYRVILNRFEVFTAILTTPMQLLLAQKFYAIINRSRNKGRDFYDVVFLMGKGVLPEFSYLKEKAGISNAAELKERLIGICKKTDMSAMAADVESFLFDPSERSKVLMFADYLKQSLL
- a CDS encoding methylated-DNA--[protein]-cysteine S-methyltransferase; translation: MTIYFDFFYSSAGKILTVCENDYITRIILPRKSPEKSLLILNAEFPESTLKKDPVPFKNIFSQFEEYFSGTRITFNLPLFVRGTIFQKKVWDAIKAVPYGRTASYKELAVKIQNKNASRAVGNACNANPLPIVVPCHRIITSSGKIGGFGGGTTMKRQLLKIEGVSIPL
- the rlmD gene encoding 23S rRNA (uracil(1939)-C(5))-methyltransferase RlmD; the encoded protein is MKQSYKKGETLKLFIEELAFGGQGVARDNDFVWFVEHGIPGQTVEAKIKSIKKNYGKSYVVNVLSDSPFQVEPECPMFGICGGCQFQNLDYDKQIEEKTRQIQELIERIGKFKEADVKSCIPAKKIYGYRNKMEFSFSARPWKLPDKEYSNQDSIALGLHAPRRFDRVIDLEGCPIMSETANKVFMSLKQEVLLSKFPAYDVITHAGFWRTLAIRQGMNTEQLMINLITSSEDIKNRENEVRKTAEAVLKMHPEITTFIHSINDNVADIALGKTKTIFSGNGKITEEINRKIFEISPNSFFQTNTFQAEILFKIIKELSGLTGNEIVYDLYCGTGAIGISIADNAKLVLGIEIVKDAVDNGAINVELNKLSNVHFVLADMRDAMGQIHKFVDHYGMADVVIMDPPRAGTHPKSIKGLLNLYPEKIVYVSCNPAILARDIEILCAKHYNLTTVQPVDMFPHTKHVEVVALFEKKQL